The DNA window TTGATGAATCCATACATCTCATCTACCGTACCGGTGGAGACGCGAATATGCCTCGGCATACCCCAACCCACGCGCACTTGATAACCTCTATTAGCGAGCTGCGAAGCAACAGAAGTTGCGCTCATTCCGGTATCAAACATCATGAAATTGGTCTCAGACGGAATGTACTCGAGCTGCAGCGCAGTTAACCCGTTCATCAAAATTTCTTTTGCATGATCATTGAGACTGACCGTATTGTCGACATGATCGATATCGTCAAGAGACGCGATTGCCGCCGCTTGCCCCAACCTGCTTACCATTCCAATATTCTGGGAGGATTGTATCATCGAGGTGTACCCGCCCGACGCTACTGAATATCCGATACGCACACCCGCTAAACCATACGCCTTCGAGAACGTTCGTATCACTATCATGGGAAATCCTCCAGTAACGTAACGGATGCAACTCTCATAGTAAGGTGAATGTATGTAATGATGATAGGCTTCGTCGACGACGACAATGACTCCTGGTGGAAGCGAGTTCATGAAAATCCTCATATCCTGCATGGTAAAAATCGTGCCCTGAGGATTGTTCGGGTTCACCAAAGAAATGAGCTTGGTGTTCTCTGTTATTGCAGCCTTAATGATATTCAAATCTATCACATAACGCTCATTTACCGGCACATGTACAACCGATGCACCGTTAGCCGTGGCTTCCGAAGCCATCTGCGAGTAGGTTGGCGTTGCTGTTACCATCTCATCTCCCGGATACAGGAAGGTATCTGCGACCAGACGGATCAGCTCGGTCGCGCCAGTCCCTGCGCAGATCATGTTCGAACTCACATTATGATGCTCGGCAATCCTCGCTTCCAGTGTCGAGCTAAACCAATCAGGATAACGATGGCCTTCATATGCCGCTTCTCTCATGGCCTCGAGAGCCAGGTGTGATGGTCCTAAAGGATTTTCATTGTAGCAGAGGCGGCCAAATGTGTCTTCAGATTCTGTGAATTCAAACGGGTTTGCCTTTACACGACCGACACCGGGCAAGTAGACGAAGCTCAAGCCAGCAGCTGATGCTTGCAGGAACTCC is part of the candidate division WOR-3 bacterium genome and encodes:
- a CDS encoding aminotransferase class I/II-fold pyridoxal phosphate-dependent enzyme, encoding MGKNKMSRREFLQASAAGLSFVYLPGVGRVKANPFEFTESEDTFGRLCYNENPLGPSHLALEAMREAAYEGHRYPDWFSSTLEARIAEHHNVSSNMICAGTGATELIRLVADTFLYPGDEMVTATPTYSQMASEATANGASVVHVPVNERYVIDLNIIKAAITENTKLISLVNPNNPQGTIFTMQDMRIFMNSLPPGVIVVVDEAYHHYIHSPYYESCIRYVTGGFPMIVIRTFSKAYGLAGVRIGYSVASGGYTSMIQSSQNIGMVSRLGQAAAIASLDDIDHVDNTVSLNDHAKEILMNGLTALQLEYIPSETNFMMFDTGMSATSVASQLANRGYQVRVGWGMPRHIRVSTGTVDEMYGFINALQEILGQNFLKDGPPTFGLSRVHPNPFTRQCTIQISTSGTERVRLAIYDAAGRMVQSLLNGVMAPGLHDIVWDGRDVHGRTVASGLYIINLMQGEFATGTRVTLIR